In Calditrichota bacterium, a single window of DNA contains:
- a CDS encoding PqqD family protein, which produces MRRKTDETVEEKNLLDLIPVQTRDWEEAGEGKIRILVPRFGNHWLGRKLKSTMKNPNYYVNLDEFGSFVWRFIDGKHTVYEIGMILRERYGEAVEPVFDRLGIFFQQLSRGKFISWKDETAGKP; this is translated from the coding sequence GTGCGGCGTAAAACGGATGAAACAGTTGAAGAAAAAAATCTACTGGATCTGATTCCGGTCCAAACCCGGGACTGGGAAGAAGCCGGGGAAGGAAAAATCAGGATTTTGGTTCCCCGATTTGGTAATCACTGGCTCGGGAGAAAACTGAAATCCACCATGAAAAATCCGAATTATTACGTGAATTTGGATGAGTTCGGCAGTTTTGTCTGGCGCTTTATCGACGGTAAGCACACGGTGTACGAAATTGGTATGATTCTTCGTGAACGCTATGGAGAGGCGGTTGAACCTGTGTTCGACCGCCTCGGTATTTTTTTTCAACAATTGTCTCGCGGAAAGTTTATTTCATGGAAAGATGAAACGGCGGGGAAGCCGTAA
- the miaB gene encoding tRNA (N6-isopentenyl adenosine(37)-C2)-methylthiotransferase MiaB, producing the protein MTKKFYIETYGCQMNKYDSEIVAGILAKEGYLQVFRPEEADILLVNTCSVREHAEKRALGRADNLVVFKQKNPEAKIGVLGCMVQNLGTQILENHPAVDFVAAPDSYRRLPEILHNHVKASEGDFSVRAFLNESGSDETYDDVYPSRVEGLSAWIAVMRGCNNFCAYCIVPYVRGQERSRPAKHVVEEVKRLVDEGFVEVTLLGQNVNSYDDGENDFPDLLKRVAEIEGIKRIRFATSHPKDLSEKLVRTIADNPKICNHIHLPVQSGSTKILQAMNRVYTREDYLKRVDLIRRYLPDVGLTTDVIVGFPGETKKDFDQTKSLLQSVEYDGAFIFKYSPRPHTPAAKLKETLTEAEKIERLQELNAIQKEITKKRNRGHIGEIAEILVEGPSKRSLKDAMGRLENNKIVIIPNTQLTPGTFKTVRIVDAKGVTLFGEQV; encoded by the coding sequence ATGACGAAAAAGTTTTACATAGAAACCTACGGATGCCAGATGAATAAGTACGACTCGGAAATTGTCGCTGGCATTCTTGCAAAAGAGGGCTACCTGCAGGTCTTCCGGCCTGAGGAAGCGGATATTTTGTTGGTTAACACATGCTCCGTTCGGGAACATGCGGAAAAACGGGCATTGGGCCGCGCCGATAATTTGGTTGTTTTCAAGCAAAAAAATCCGGAGGCCAAGATTGGGGTACTGGGTTGTATGGTTCAAAATCTGGGAACCCAAATTCTCGAGAACCATCCGGCCGTTGATTTTGTAGCCGCGCCCGATTCCTATCGCCGTTTGCCGGAGATTCTTCATAATCATGTGAAAGCCTCGGAAGGTGATTTTTCCGTTCGGGCCTTTCTGAACGAAAGCGGATCGGATGAAACCTATGATGATGTGTATCCGTCTCGTGTGGAGGGGCTCAGCGCATGGATTGCGGTTATGCGCGGATGCAACAACTTTTGTGCGTATTGCATTGTTCCGTATGTTCGGGGACAGGAGCGAAGCCGGCCGGCCAAACACGTAGTGGAAGAAGTGAAGAGGCTGGTAGACGAAGGTTTTGTAGAAGTCACCCTATTGGGCCAGAATGTGAATTCGTATGATGACGGGGAGAACGATTTTCCCGATCTTTTGAAACGGGTAGCAGAAATAGAGGGTATCAAACGCATTCGTTTTGCCACGTCGCACCCGAAAGACCTGTCGGAGAAGCTGGTTCGCACGATTGCAGACAATCCCAAAATCTGCAATCACATTCATTTGCCCGTTCAATCGGGATCAACGAAAATCCTTCAGGCCATGAATCGCGTGTACACCCGGGAGGACTATTTAAAGCGGGTCGATTTAATCCGCCGCTATCTGCCGGATGTGGGGTTAACGACAGATGTCATTGTGGGATTTCCGGGAGAGACAAAAAAGGATTTTGACCAGACCAAATCGCTTCTTCAATCGGTAGAATATGACGGCGCATTTATTTTTAAATATTCGCCCAGGCCTCACACGCCGGCCGCAAAGCTGAAAGAAACCCTCACTGAAGCGGAGAAAATCGAACGCCTTCAGGAGCTCAATGCCATTCAAAAAGAAATTACAAAAAAGCGAAACAGAGGCCACATCGGGGAAATCGCTGAAATTTTGGTTGAGGGTCCCAGCAAAAGATCCCTGAAAGATGCCATGGGACGTTTGGAAAACAATAAGATTGTGATTATTCCAAATACGCAACTCACGCCGGGGACTTTTAAAACCGTTCGCATTGTGGATGCAAAGGGTGTAACCCTTTTTGGGGAGCAGGTGTGA
- a CDS encoding peptidylprolyl isomerase — MPIGHDQVASIHYILKDEDGNVLDSTVNREPFSFLGGHEQILPKLEEAISTMLINTKKEITLQPAEAYGEYVEEAVQKANRSDFPENVELKEGMEFYASSPDGQNMPFTIRSIEGDVVTIDFNHPLAGKTLTFEVELVDVRDATPEELSHGHVHGPEGHEHA, encoded by the coding sequence ATGCCTATTGGCCATGACCAGGTTGCATCTATTCACTATATTTTAAAAGATGAAGATGGAAATGTTCTGGATTCAACGGTAAACCGGGAGCCCTTTTCTTTTTTGGGCGGACACGAACAGATTTTGCCGAAGTTGGAAGAAGCCATCTCAACGATGTTAATTAATACGAAAAAGGAAATCACGCTTCAACCGGCCGAAGCCTACGGTGAGTATGTGGAAGAAGCCGTACAAAAAGCCAATCGGTCTGATTTTCCGGAAAATGTGGAATTGAAAGAAGGAATGGAATTTTACGCCTCTTCCCCTGACGGACAGAATATGCCGTTTACCATCCGAAGCATCGAGGGTGATGTGGTCACAATCGATTTTAATCATCCGCTGGCAGGCAAAACCTTGACATTTGAGGTGGAACTGGTGGACGTTCGGGATGCCACTCCTGAAGAGCTTTCGCACGGGCACGTGCACGGCCCCGAGGGACATGAACACGCGTAG
- a CDS encoding DUF4249 family protein translates to MRRIWTDRRIILLILIGLAAGIGGSQCSKNPQLPSIHYNPELVVFGILSPGSYQFKGGIIENSLSRNFFVVQRTYQMDEKLVFQKLPSVDIFIDSVKLFPVGYAKRESYDPNGPFSTRIDSVRVYSFDQKKFPIHEGQTYTLRVNVPGFTSLRAITRVPDAPVIYSPKDTVYLSEKQFVVKWTPVEPVGGYRFSVLVKDMWSAEEWPVIEDEVSRNTHHYVVDLKRIWPYEGLRKISIEVQALDENYADYISLRNLIFSNCLTKENFNVEGGYGLFGSMASDKKTIILEEK, encoded by the coding sequence ATGAGAAGGATTTGGACAGATCGAAGAATTATCCTGCTTATTTTGATAGGACTGGCGGCGGGGATTGGCGGCAGCCAATGCAGTAAAAATCCCCAACTGCCGTCCATTCACTACAACCCCGAATTGGTTGTCTTTGGAATTTTGTCTCCGGGAAGCTACCAATTTAAGGGCGGAATTATTGAAAACAGCCTAAGCCGAAATTTTTTTGTGGTGCAGCGAACCTATCAGATGGATGAGAAACTGGTCTTTCAGAAATTGCCTTCCGTTGATATTTTCATCGATTCGGTCAAACTCTTTCCCGTTGGATATGCGAAGCGGGAATCGTACGATCCGAATGGTCCGTTCAGTACACGGATTGATTCTGTTCGTGTGTATTCATTTGATCAAAAGAAATTTCCAATCCATGAAGGGCAAACCTACACATTGCGGGTGAATGTGCCCGGGTTCACGTCCCTCCGGGCAATTACGCGGGTTCCGGATGCACCCGTTATCTATTCACCCAAAGATACGGTGTATCTTTCGGAAAAACAATTTGTTGTAAAATGGACGCCGGTGGAACCGGTGGGAGGCTATCGTTTCTCTGTCCTGGTGAAAGATATGTGGTCTGCTGAGGAGTGGCCCGTGATAGAAGATGAGGTCAGCCGCAACACACACCACTATGTCGTTGATCTGAAGCGAATTTGGCCATATGAAGGTCTTCGGAAAATCAGCATCGAAGTTCAGGCACTGGATGAAAATTATGCCGATTACATTTCGCTGCGAAACCTGATTTTTTCGAATTGCCTGACCAAAGAAAATTTTAATGTGGAAGGGGGATACGGACTTTTTGGCTCAATGGCCAGCGATAAAAAAACAATCATTCTCGAAGAGAAATAG
- a CDS encoding oligopeptide transporter, OPT family yields the protein MAKSEFKPYVPIVTSLREFTPKALLLGVLLAVLLGAANAYVGMKAGMTVAATFPAAVIAIAVLRPFKGSILEENIARTTASVGEALVAGAIFTIPAFLLSGVWDHLHYWASTAIMFVGGTLGVLFVVILRRTLVEEADLPFPESVACAEIVKAGQKGQSGASYVFGAMGIASLLELFKNSRGIQIFVENFSGFIHFKQSVMQLFNGNGGKIGKAITYGGGIFWKSPAASPALIGVGYIIGPRLANITFSGGVFGWLLLIPMATFFNTNLASMVGHGAGLGDWYSIGNAVWYYQIRPIAVGAMLVGAFYTLWTLRDALISGIGKGLADAKLARQGEGADKNRLEKDLPFTQIIIAIVVLAIPMIIIYEHFSGNIGSALVATLVMIILGFLFAAVAGYLVGIIGSSSNPISGLTLSTLIIAALLMVALGVTGQHGVAAVLGVAAVVCVMAGIAGDMMQDLKVGHILGGTPWKMELGEIIGVIAASLVMVWPIQILNAATPGGIGGELLPAPQAGLMALMAQGIVGGHMAWPLVIVGMMFAVGLILIKSPSPMLIAVGMYLPFQTTAAIWIGGLFKWALQAIMKRKKFSDDQKELTENTGILIASGLVAGEALTGVILAALYLAHVNLPVISKSPWIGLLVFPILYYMMISIPLRRIKRAA from the coding sequence ATGGCGAAGAGTGAGTTTAAACCTTATGTACCCATCGTAACGTCTCTGCGGGAATTTACCCCCAAGGCTTTGTTGCTTGGTGTGCTGCTGGCTGTTCTTTTGGGAGCCGCCAATGCCTATGTCGGCATGAAAGCCGGAATGACGGTTGCCGCTACGTTTCCTGCGGCGGTCATTGCCATTGCGGTGTTGCGGCCATTTAAGGGAAGCATTTTGGAAGAGAACATCGCGCGAACCACGGCCTCCGTTGGTGAAGCCCTCGTGGCCGGTGCCATTTTTACCATCCCGGCCTTTCTTTTGTCAGGCGTTTGGGATCACCTGCATTATTGGGCAAGCACGGCCATTATGTTTGTGGGAGGTACCCTCGGCGTCCTTTTTGTGGTGATTTTGAGGCGAACCCTTGTGGAGGAAGCGGATTTGCCTTTTCCTGAAAGCGTTGCCTGTGCCGAAATTGTGAAAGCGGGACAAAAGGGACAATCGGGAGCCTCGTACGTTTTTGGAGCCATGGGTATCGCTTCACTTCTGGAACTCTTTAAAAACAGTCGGGGGATTCAGATTTTTGTTGAAAATTTCAGTGGGTTTATTCATTTCAAACAATCGGTGATGCAGCTTTTTAACGGAAACGGCGGTAAAATCGGAAAAGCCATCACGTATGGCGGAGGGATTTTCTGGAAGTCCCCGGCAGCCTCCCCGGCACTGATTGGAGTGGGCTACATTATCGGCCCCCGATTGGCCAATATTACGTTTTCGGGCGGTGTTTTCGGATGGCTGCTGCTTATTCCGATGGCCACCTTTTTTAACACGAACCTGGCGTCAATGGTCGGGCACGGCGCAGGGCTGGGTGATTGGTACTCCATTGGGAATGCCGTGTGGTATTACCAGATTCGACCCATTGCTGTGGGCGCCATGCTGGTCGGTGCGTTCTACACGCTTTGGACGCTGCGGGATGCCCTGATTTCCGGGATTGGCAAGGGCCTGGCCGATGCCAAACTGGCCCGTCAGGGTGAAGGAGCCGATAAAAATCGCCTTGAAAAAGACTTGCCGTTTACCCAAATTATCATTGCCATTGTTGTCCTGGCAATTCCCATGATCATTATCTACGAACATTTTTCCGGAAACATTGGAAGCGCGCTTGTGGCGACTCTGGTTATGATTATCTTGGGATTCCTCTTTGCCGCGGTGGCGGGCTATCTGGTTGGAATTATCGGTAGTTCCAGCAATCCCATTTCGGGATTAACCCTTTCCACATTAATCATTGCGGCGCTGCTCATGGTGGCCCTTGGTGTAACGGGTCAGCACGGCGTGGCCGCTGTTTTGGGCGTAGCCGCTGTGGTATGCGTGATGGCCGGAATTGCCGGGGATATGATGCAGGATTTGAAAGTGGGACATATCCTGGGCGGTACTCCCTGGAAGATGGAGCTGGGTGAAATTATCGGCGTGATCGCGGCCTCACTCGTCATGGTTTGGCCCATTCAAATATTGAATGCTGCAACACCCGGCGGAATTGGGGGCGAACTCCTGCCAGCCCCGCAAGCCGGTTTGATGGCCCTGATGGCCCAGGGAATTGTGGGCGGGCACATGGCCTGGCCCCTGGTCATTGTGGGAATGATGTTTGCCGTGGGTCTGATTCTCATTAAATCTCCATCGCCCATGTTGATTGCCGTTGGAATGTACCTCCCGTTTCAGACGACGGCAGCCATCTGGATTGGCGGCCTGTTTAAATGGGCCCTGCAGGCCATTATGAAACGGAAAAAGTTTTCGGACGACCAGAAGGAGCTGACCGAAAATACGGGAATATTAATTGCTTCAGGTTTGGTGGCTGGAGAAGCCCTGACGGGTGTGATTCTGGCAGCCCTTTATCTGGCGCATGTGAATCTTCCCGTAATCAGCAAATCCCCGTGGATTGGGCTCCTCGTCTTTCCCATTTTATATTATATGATGATTTCAATTCCATTGCGGAGAATAAAACGTGCGGCGTAA
- the mtaB gene encoding tRNA (N(6)-L-threonylcarbamoyladenosine(37)-C(2))-methylthiotransferase MtaB, which yields MKKTVSFYTLGCKLNQAETAAIAADFAARGYEIVPFGEPADVVFINTCSVTERAEQKCRRVVHRSVRKSPKAKIVVAGCYPQLRPEVIADIPGVDLILGTQNKYDAVSQVENLSKEALPRRNVAPFSKKEAFRYFDGGYVDQHTRAFLKIQDGCDYRCSYCSIPFSRGPSRSDHPQAIVARAQALAAQGFKELVLTGVHIGMYGKDLDREENLVRLLWRLLKIEGLERIRISSLDPHEVTDDLIDLAASTPRIAPHFHIALQSGDNEILRRMKRAYRVEKFQSVTEKIRSKIPHAGIGVDVIVGFPGETEEKFQATRQVLSESPVTFFHVFSYSRRAGTPAEKFPDQIPMAEKKRRVDELIQLGEEKKRAFEKGFLGKTLHVLVEKRKGDRNWQGVAENYIRVFLTRAAAGNEILPVRITEISDGKVFGIPLFGLQEKDDRNSHPPKKVLISHYPNPT from the coding sequence TTTTGCGGCCCGGGGGTATGAGATTGTTCCCTTCGGGGAGCCTGCCGATGTGGTGTTTATTAACACCTGCAGCGTTACGGAACGGGCCGAGCAGAAATGCCGCCGCGTCGTGCACCGGTCTGTCCGAAAATCTCCGAAAGCGAAAATTGTGGTGGCAGGCTGTTATCCACAGCTTCGGCCGGAGGTCATTGCCGACATTCCCGGAGTGGATCTGATTCTTGGAACCCAGAATAAATACGACGCCGTTTCACAGGTTGAAAATCTGTCGAAAGAAGCGCTGCCCAGAAGGAATGTTGCGCCCTTTTCAAAAAAGGAAGCCTTCCGCTATTTTGACGGCGGATATGTCGATCAACACACCCGGGCATTTCTGAAAATACAGGACGGCTGCGATTACCGCTGTTCCTATTGTTCAATTCCGTTTTCGCGGGGGCCTTCCCGCAGCGATCACCCCCAGGCTATTGTGGCTCGGGCGCAGGCACTGGCCGCGCAGGGGTTTAAAGAGCTGGTTTTAACGGGGGTTCATATTGGGATGTACGGAAAGGATTTGGATCGGGAAGAAAATTTGGTGCGTCTGCTCTGGCGTCTGTTGAAAATCGAGGGGTTGGAGCGTATCCGAATCAGCTCCTTGGATCCGCATGAGGTAACGGATGATTTAATCGATTTGGCAGCTTCAACGCCTCGAATTGCCCCGCATTTTCACATTGCGCTGCAAAGCGGGGATAATGAAATCCTCAGGCGCATGAAGCGGGCGTATCGGGTTGAAAAATTCCAATCGGTTACGGAAAAAATCCGTTCAAAAATTCCCCATGCCGGAATTGGCGTGGATGTCATTGTTGGTTTTCCGGGAGAAACGGAAGAAAAATTTCAGGCGACCCGTCAGGTTCTCTCTGAAAGTCCGGTCACGTTTTTTCATGTCTTTTCATACTCCCGAAGGGCCGGTACTCCGGCAGAGAAATTCCCCGATCAAATTCCAATGGCTGAAAAGAAGCGCCGTGTGGATGAACTCATTCAGTTGGGTGAAGAAAAGAAACGGGCGTTTGAGAAGGGGTTTCTTGGGAAAACTCTGCATGTTTTGGTTGAGAAGCGAAAAGGCGACCGGAACTGGCAGGGGGTGGCTGAGAATTACATCCGCGTATTTTTAACCCGGGCCGCAGCCGGGAATGAAATTCTTCCCGTTCGAATTACGGAAATCTCAGACGGGAAGGTGTTTGGAATTCCTCTGTTTGGTCTGCAGGAAAAGGACGACAGAAATTCCCATCCACCCAAAAAGGTCTTGATCTCCCACTATCCCAATCCCACATAA
- a CDS encoding DUF1049 domain-containing protein, with amino-acid sequence MWLVKWIVGIFLVLAILGFALQNQHQVVQVYVANWVSPEVPLYFVIYIAFALGMITSILFALVKIFQLNQDNRKIKKERNELEEELRKLRNLSISDETPALPNPTSETPNASKES; translated from the coding sequence ATGTGGCTCGTTAAATGGATTGTTGGCATATTTTTGGTACTTGCGATTCTTGGATTTGCCCTGCAGAATCAGCACCAGGTCGTACAAGTCTACGTCGCAAACTGGGTATCTCCGGAAGTTCCCCTCTATTTTGTGATTTACATTGCATTTGCGCTGGGTATGATTACTTCCATTCTTTTTGCCCTGGTTAAGATCTTTCAGCTCAATCAGGACAACCGGAAAATCAAAAAGGAACGAAACGAGTTGGAAGAGGAATTAAGAAAGCTGCGGAATCTGTCCATTAGCGACGAGACACCGGCGCTTCCTAATCCGACGTCAGAAACACCCAATGCTTCAAAGGAATCCTAA
- a CDS encoding TonB-dependent receptor — translation MKRLFLTTLFFLGLVGIPAFLQAQNYATLTGAVKDSASGEPLIGVNVFLQHTTRGAATDVNGFFVIPAIPPGTYTVVFQYMGYKSLKKRMRFSPGESRILHISLQKTVLRLGSVEVTAETQKEFDRTVEPGVVTLSPRELQKMPAFIESDIFRSLQMLPSVKSSGDYNAALYVRGSNPSENLTLLDGITVYNPYHLFGLFSTFNTDAVKEVNFMVGGFPARYGNRNSSVLNVITKDGNRKSFDAEGDVSLLSSKILIEGPLPRGSFSLAGRRTYFDQILKLFRVNFPYYFYDFQGKVNVDLSENHTLTFMGFFGNDVLRPKVEEENSNDQFDFHWGNRTLGVRWRGILRPNLLVESVASASRFIISQYAKSEDGEVRAENSITDFTLKSHVTYFYGDRHQFETGLEATGLTFRTLVADAFNRFVDIKIVPRYAALYFQDEFHAGKWTVQSGLRLNDYTRGNRLVLDPRLSIRYRMNNLFQFKFATGQYTQFLTTFDLEELIHFRLFDVWLPLDKHQLPIQSDHVVLGMETKLWPEAKISVEGYYKRMENLLSFYPSNVQKNRDRDRLFWSGEGRSYGVELLVKKDIGTWFGWIGYSLSFADRRFPQIATQKNWFPASFDRRHSVTASLAFPFTRNIRFAMNVVFSTGNPFTEPIGVVPIIHESGDVSYHCLVDHKNNARYPLYDRLDVSLKWESSRRKGFHIQPYFQIVNALNRKNVFFYYTSFEGLGIPKERKAVQGFPIVPTLGVHFEF, via the coding sequence TTGAAAAGACTCTTCTTAACAACACTTTTTTTCCTCGGGTTGGTTGGGATACCTGCCTTTTTACAGGCTCAAAACTACGCGACACTGACAGGTGCCGTGAAGGATTCAGCCAGCGGCGAACCGCTCATTGGCGTAAATGTGTTTCTGCAACACACCACCCGCGGCGCAGCAACCGACGTAAATGGTTTCTTTGTCATTCCGGCTATTCCTCCGGGAACCTATACGGTTGTTTTTCAATACATGGGCTACAAAAGTTTGAAGAAAAGAATGCGGTTTTCTCCCGGGGAAAGCAGAATTCTTCACATTAGCCTGCAGAAAACGGTTTTAAGGCTCGGCAGCGTCGAAGTTACCGCTGAAACACAGAAAGAATTCGATCGAACGGTGGAGCCGGGCGTTGTGACCCTTTCACCCCGGGAGCTTCAGAAAATGCCGGCGTTCATTGAGTCGGATATCTTCAGAAGCCTTCAAATGCTTCCTTCGGTCAAATCGTCAGGAGACTATAACGCAGCTCTTTATGTGCGGGGAAGCAATCCTTCCGAAAACCTGACGCTTCTGGACGGCATTACGGTTTACAACCCCTATCATCTTTTTGGGCTTTTTAGTACATTCAACACGGATGCGGTTAAAGAGGTAAATTTTATGGTCGGGGGATTCCCGGCTCGCTACGGCAACCGGAATTCTTCCGTGTTAAATGTGATCACAAAGGATGGCAACCGGAAGTCCTTCGATGCGGAAGGCGATGTGAGTCTCCTCAGCTCTAAAATTTTGATTGAGGGGCCGCTGCCACGCGGATCGTTTTCACTGGCCGGAAGACGAACCTATTTTGACCAGATTTTAAAACTCTTCCGGGTCAATTTCCCCTACTATTTTTACGATTTTCAGGGAAAGGTAAATGTGGATCTCTCCGAAAATCACACGCTCACATTTATGGGATTTTTTGGAAATGATGTCCTTCGCCCAAAAGTGGAGGAGGAAAATTCCAACGATCAATTCGATTTTCACTGGGGAAATCGGACGCTCGGAGTGCGCTGGCGGGGGATTCTTCGGCCGAACCTCTTGGTTGAATCGGTAGCGTCTGCCAGCCGATTTATTATCAGCCAGTACGCAAAATCGGAAGACGGCGAGGTGCGCGCCGAGAACAGCATCACGGATTTTACGCTCAAATCCCATGTAACCTATTTTTATGGGGACAGGCACCAATTTGAAACGGGGTTGGAGGCGACGGGATTAACCTTTCGTACGTTGGTAGCGGATGCTTTTAATCGCTTTGTGGACATCAAGATCGTGCCCCGCTATGCAGCCCTTTACTTTCAGGATGAATTCCACGCCGGAAAATGGACAGTGCAGTCCGGATTGCGTTTGAATGATTACACCCGGGGGAATCGCCTTGTTCTCGATCCCCGCCTCAGCATACGCTACCGCATGAACAACCTTTTTCAATTTAAATTTGCCACCGGGCAGTACACCCAGTTTTTAACCACGTTTGACCTGGAAGAACTCATTCACTTTCGGCTGTTTGATGTCTGGCTGCCCCTGGACAAGCACCAACTGCCCATTCAGTCGGATCACGTGGTCTTGGGAATGGAAACAAAGCTATGGCCCGAGGCAAAAATCTCGGTGGAGGGCTATTACAAACGGATGGAAAATCTGCTGTCTTTTTACCCGAGCAATGTGCAGAAGAATCGGGATCGGGACCGGCTTTTTTGGTCGGGTGAAGGGAGAAGCTATGGGGTGGAGCTTTTGGTGAAAAAGGATATCGGAACGTGGTTCGGATGGATTGGCTACAGCCTTTCTTTCGCGGACCGGCGTTTTCCCCAAATTGCCACGCAGAAAAATTGGTTTCCGGCCAGTTTCGATCGCCGGCACAGCGTCACGGCCTCACTGGCCTTTCCGTTTACCCGAAACATCCGGTTCGCGATGAACGTCGTTTTCAGCACGGGCAATCCCTTTACGGAGCCGATCGGTGTGGTCCCGATTATCCACGAAAGCGGGGATGTTTCCTATCATTGTTTGGTCGATCACAAGAACAATGCGCGCTACCCGTTGTACGATCGATTGGATGTTTCCCTGAAATGGGAATCGTCCCGTCGAAAGGGATTTCACATCCAACCCTATTTTCAAATTGTAAACGCTCTCAATCGGAAGAATGTTTTCTTTTATTACACCTCGTTTGAGGGATTGGGCATTCCCAAAGAACGCAAAGCCGTACAAGGGTTTCCAATTGTGCCGACGCTGGGGGTTCATTTTGAGTTTTAG
- a CDS encoding nuclease has protein sequence MDEKLYHYRAHVVSVYDGDTIHVDIDLGLGIWQKNEKIRLARINAPELRGDERPAGIESRDFLRRFILHQSVLLETKKDRKGKWGRYIGEIWIKTDGQWVNVNDRMVEKGFAVYMNY, from the coding sequence ATGGACGAGAAATTATATCATTATCGGGCCCATGTCGTCAGTGTTTACGATGGGGATACGATTCATGTTGACATCGATCTGGGCCTCGGCATCTGGCAAAAAAATGAAAAAATCCGGCTGGCTCGAATCAATGCGCCTGAATTAAGGGGCGATGAGCGGCCTGCAGGGATTGAATCTCGCGATTTTCTCCGACGTTTTATTCTTCATCAATCTGTTCTTTTAGAGACCAAAAAAGACCGAAAGGGTAAATGGGGACGGTATATTGGGGAAATCTGGATCAAGACCGATGGTCAGTGGGTGAATGTGAATGACCGGATGGTTGAAAAGGGATTTGCGGTGTACATGAATTACTAA